A region from the Lycium barbarum isolate Lr01 chromosome 8, ASM1917538v2, whole genome shotgun sequence genome encodes:
- the LOC132607772 gene encoding uncharacterized protein LOC132607772, translated as MSSLSYLWPEKWEFAHDLYQLASLGVQLLDSGNVGVTIQDSATSSLIVEVKERQYEDPMLVHYTDTAPQKKKSLFEISGDGVLRYLGRWCVPDVVELHHQIMGEAHYYRYSIHPGTTKMYHDDKEVYRWDRMKKDIVELVAQCPNCQQVKAEHQKPSGLLQSIKILT; from the coding sequence ATGAGTAGTCTATCTTATTTATGGCCAGAGAAATGGGAATTTGCTCATGATCtctatcagttagctagcctaggagttcaattATTAGACTCAGGCAATGTAGGAGTTACTATTCAGGACTCAGCAACCTCATCATTGATAGTCGAGGTCAAggagcgccagtacgaggatcccatgctagttcattatacAGACACAgcccctcagaagaagaagtcactaTTTGAAATTTCTGGAGACGGAGTTCTCAGATATCTAGGCAGAtggtgtgttcctgatgttgtagAATTACATCATCAGATTATGGGAGAAGCACATTACtaccgttattctattcatccagggacgacgaagatgtatcatgatgatAAGGAAGTTTACCGGTGGGAcaggatgaagaaggatatagttgAATtagtagctcagtgtcctaattgtcagcaagttaaggcTGAGCACCAAAAGCCAAGTGGGTTGCTACAGAGCATAAAGATTCTGACTTAG